A single region of the Lotus japonicus ecotype B-129 chromosome 4, LjGifu_v1.2 genome encodes:
- the LOC130709964 gene encoding AP-4 complex subunit epsilon — MGSQGGFGQSKEFLDLVKSIGEARSKAEEDRIVLREVETLKRRIAEPDIPKRKMKEYIIRLLYVEMLGHDASFGYIHAVKMTHDDNLLSKRTGYLAVTLFLSDDHDLIILIVNTIQKDLKSDNYLVVCAALNAVCRLINDETIPAVLPVVVELLSHSKEAVRRKAVMALHRFHHKSPSSVSHLISNFRKRLCDNDPGVMGATLCPIFDLVNEDPTPYKDLVVSFVNILKQVAEHRLPKSYDYHQMPAPFIQIKLLKILALLGSGDKHASEQMYTVVGDIMRKSDSSSNIGNAILYECICCVSSIYPNPKMLESAADVIAKFLKSDSHNLKYMGIDALGRLIKLSPHIAEQHQLAVIDCLEDPDDTMKRKTFELLYKMTKSSNVEVIVDRMIDYMISINDEHYKTYIASRCVELAEQFAPSNHWFIQTMNKVFEHAGDLVNIKVAHNLMRLIAEGFGEDDNGADSQLRSSAVESYLRLIGEPKLPSVFLQVICWVLGEYGTSDGKHSASYITGKLCDVAEAYSNDETVKGYAISAMTKTYAFEIAAGRKVDMLPECQSLVEELLASNSTDLQQRAYELQALIGLDARAVESIMPQDASCEDIEVDKNLSFLNDYVQQSLERGAMPYFREDERAGIVNISNLSSQDQHESAQHSLRFEAYELPKVPVPSKVAPVSLSSSTDLVPVPEALYSRETPQISSARVPSEIGSSDLKLRLDGVQKKWGKPTYSSPSPSSSSSTSQNPVNVVTKTDVATAVNSKVRDSYDSRKQHIEISPEKQKLAASLFGGSTKPEKRTSTSNKVPKASASASDRSQEPKAAVLPKKTAAEKTNQQSPLPDLLDLGEPTVTATAPSLDPFMQLEGLLDPSLSSTTSNSSSAATNTPDLMELYSETTASGQSDSGGYSIPPVSGDNLTLLSELSNATARDTKGETIAMPLSQSVKGPNAKDSLQKDAKVRQMGVNPSSQNPNLFRDLLG; from the exons ATGGGTTCCCAAGGCGGGTTCGGTCAATCCAAGGAGTTTCTCGACCTCGTCAAGTCCATCGGCGAAGCCCGATCCAAGGCGGAGGAGGACCGCATCGTCCTCCGCGAAGTCGAAACCCTCAAACGCCGCATCGCCGAGCCGGACATCCCTAAACGGAAGATGAAGGAGTACATCATTCGCCTCCTCTACGTCGAGATGCTCGGCCACGACGCCTCCTTCGGTTACATCCACGCCGTGAAAATGACTCACGACGACAATCTCCTCTCCAAACGCACCGGCTACCTCGCCGTCACGCTCTTCCTCAGCGACGATCACGACCTCATCATCCTCATCGTTAACACCATACAGAAGGATCTCAAGTCTGATAACTACCTCGTTGTTTGCGCCGCGTTGAACGCCGTCTGCCGCCTCATCAACGACGAGACGATTCCCGCCGTTTTGCCCGTCGTCGTCGAACTTCTCTCGCATTCCAAGGAGGCAGTTAGAAGAAAAGCAGTCATGGCGCTCCACCGGTTTCATCACAAATCACCTTCCTCGGTTTCGCACCTCATTTCGAATTTCCGGAAGCGATTGTGCGATAACGACCCTGGTGTGATGGGTGCTACTTTGTGCCCTATCTTTGACCTTGTGAATGAGGATCCTACCCCGTACAAGGACCTTGTTGTTAGCTTTGTTAACATTCTTAAACAGGTCGCGGAACACCGGTTGCCCAAGAGCTATGACTATCACCAAATGCCTGCTCCCTTCATTCAG ATTAAGTTGCTGAAAATTCTGGCTTTGTTGGGGAGTGGGGACAAGCATGCAAGTGAACAGATGTATACGGTTGTTGGCGATATAATGAGGAAGAGTGATTCATCGAGTAATATAGGGAATGCTATTCTTTATGAGTGCATATGTTGTGTCTCTTCCATATATCCCAATCCGAAGATGTTAGAATCGGCTGCGGATGTGATTGCCAAGTTTTTGAAG AGCGACAGTCATAATCTCAAGTACATGGGCATTGATGCCCTCGGTCGGCTGATAAAGTTAAGTCCACATATTGCAGAACAGCATCAACTAGCAGTCATTGACTGCTTAGAG GACCCTGATGATACTATGAAGCGGAAAACTTTTGAACTGCTATACAAAATGACAAAGTCCTCCAATGTGGAAGTGATTGTTGACCGTATGATTGATTACATGATTAGCATAAATGATGAACATTATAAAACCTATATAGCATCTCGATGTGTAGAACTTGCTGAGCAGTTTGCACCAAGCAATCATTGGTTTATACAG ACAATGAATAAAGTTTTTGAGCATGCTGGAGATCTTGTGAATATCAAGGTGGCACATAATTTAATGCGGTTGATTGCTGAAGGATTTGGAGAGGATGATAATGGTGCAGATAGTCAGTTGAGATCGTCTGCT GTTGAGTCGTATTTACGCCTAATTGGAGAGCCGAAGCTTCCCTCTGTGTTTCTTCAA GTCATCTGCTGGGTTTTGGGGGAATATGGCACATCTGATGGTAAACATTCTGCTTCCTACATCACTGGGAAGTTATGTGACGTAGCAGAGGCATATTCTAATGATGAAACGGTTAAG GGATATGCAATTTCAGCGATGACAAAAACTTATGCATTTGAAATAGCAGCTGGGAGGAAGGTGGATATGCTACCTGAG TGTCAATCTTTGGTTGAAGAATTATTGGCATCCAACTCCACTGACTTGCAGCAACGTGCTTATGAATTGCAAGCCCTTATTGGTTTGGATGCACGAGCTGTTGAATCAATAATGCCGCAAGATGCAAGTTGTGAAGATATTGAG GTGGATAAAAATCTTTCTTTCCTCAATGATTATGTCCAGCAGTCTCTAGAAAGGGGTGCGATGCCCTACTTTCGTGAGGATGAGCGGGCTGGAATAGTGAATATAAGCAACCTCAGTAGCCAGGATCAGCATGAATCTGCACAGCATAGTCTGAGATTTGAAGCGTATGAACTTCCCAAGGTTCCAGTACCATCAAAAGTTGCTCCAGTTTCTCTTTCATCCTCAACTGACCTTGTTCCAGTACCTGAGGCATTGTATTCTAGAGAAACTCCCCAGATCTCTTCAGCGAGAGTACCATCAGAGATAGGATCATCAGATCTTAAGCTAAGGCTTGATGGTGTTCAGAAGAAGTGGGGTAAGCCAACCTATTCATCTCCATCACCATCTTCCTCAAGTTCTACTTCCCAAAACCCAGTGAATGTGGTGACTAAGACGGATGTTGCTACTGCTGTAAATTCAAAAGTACGTGATAGCTATGATTCAAGAAAGCAACATATTGAAATTTCACCAGAAAAGCAGAAGCTTGCTGCTTCATTGTTTGGTGGTTCCACTAAACCCGAGAAAAGAACATCAACTAGCAATAAGGTTCCAAAGGCTAGTGCTAGTGCTTCAGACAGATCTCAGGAACCGAAAGCTGCAGTTTTACCCAAGAAAACAGCTGCAGAGAAAACCaatcaacaatctcctcttcCAGATTTGCTTGACTTGGGTGAACCAACTGTTACTGCTACAGCTCCCTCTCTGGACCCATTCATGCAATTGGAAGGACTTCTTGACCCAAGCCTTAGTTCTACAACAAGTAATAGTAGTAGTGCTGCTACAAATACACCTGACCTTATGGAACTCTATTCGGAAACTACTGCTAGTGGACAGAGTGATAGTGGTGGCTATTCTATCCCCCCTGTGAGTGGGGATAATTTAACTCTTTTATCTGAGTTGTCGAACGCCACTGCCCGAGATACCAAAGGAGAAACAATTGCAATGCCTTTGTCACAATCCGTAAAGGGTCCGAACGCTAAAGATTCTTTGCAGAAGGATGCAAAAGTCAGACAGATGGGTGTCAACCCCTCAAGTCAGAATCCCAACTTGTTCAGGGACTTGCTTGGCTAA